The DNA sequence TATTATGTGTATTTTGTCGCTTTAATCTAATGTCATAAAGTAGTCATTTGATTGTCATTAAGTTACAAAACCTAATGACAGCTTGGCTAAATGACTATTAATGACAATTGAATGACTTTTACATTCACATCCATTATTAATTCAAAGCCCAAGTATAATAAATAATACAAAGTTTTCTTAGTGCCACTATTTATAGACCCCCCTAAAGACAATATTGAAAGTACAATTAGTATTACCCTAAAAATATTATTACATTCGCAAATTCAAATACACTGAATAAAAATGTTAAAAATGGAAATTACCAGAACATTTGATTTACTTGAGAGATATAAAAATAATTTTGCCAATAAAAAAGATGTATTGGCTACAAAGCAAAATGGGGAATGGATAAAATACACTACACAACAATACATTGATTATTCATATTATTCAGCTTATGGCTTACTTGCTTTGGGATTAAACAAAGGCGATAAAATAATTACTATTACAAATAATCGTCCTGAGTGGAATTTTGTTGATATGGGAATGTCAATGGCAGGAATAATCCATGTTCCTGTTTTTACTTCATTGAGCAATGAAGAATACAAAAAGATAATAAAACATTCGGATGCAAGCCTTGTTATCGTTTCTGATAAAAAACTTTTCAATAAAATTAATACTATTGCCAAAGAAATTGAAGCAATAAAAGAAGTTTATACTTTCGATAAAATTGAAGGAGCAAAAAATTATCAGGAAATAATTGAATTGGGTAAAAAAAGTAAGAGCTACTATCAAGAGGAAGTTGAAAAAATAAAATCAGAAATAACAACTGAAGATTTTGCTACTTTAATTTACACTTCAGGTACAACAGGCACATCAAAAGGGGTAATGCTTTCGCATAAAAACCTTGTAAGGAATTTTTTGGCTGCTGCCGGTATTTTTACAATGAAAGCCGATGAGAAATATCTTAGCATTTTACCTCTTTGTCATGTTGGAGGCAGAATGGGAAATTACCAAACACAGTACAGTGGCACAAGTATTTATTATGCTGAAAATATGGGGACAATGGCAGCAAATATGAAGGAAATTCAGCCTCATGGATTTGACACTGTACCACGAATTTTAGAAAAAGTTTTTGACAATGTTATTGCAAAAGGAAAAAAATTAAAAGGGTTTAAAAAATCACTTTTCTTTTGGGCTGTTGATTTAGGTTTAAAATTTAAGATTAAAAGTGAAAGGAGTTTTGTTTACAACATAAAATTGAAAATTGCCGACAAACTTATTTTTTCAAAATGGAGAGAAGCATTGGGAGGAAAAATTGAAAAAGTAGGTTGCGGAGGAGCAAGCTTACAACCACGCCTTGAAAGAGTTTTTTGGGCAGCAGGAATTAAAGTACTTAACATGTATGGGCTTACAGAAACTTCTCCGATAATTACAATCAACAGAAGTACAGAACCCGATTTAAAATTCGGTAGTGTTGGAGCTTTAATTGAAGGAGTTGAATTAAAAATATCTCATGACGGAGAAATACTTTGCAAAGGACATAATGTAATGCTCGGTTATTACAAAGACCCTGAACTTACCAAAAGTGTTTTTGATGATGAAGGATGGTTTCATACAGGAGACATCGGACACATAGACGATGATAATTTTTTATTTGTAACCGACCGTAAAAAAGAAATATTCAAACTTTCAAGTGGGAAATTCGTTGCACCGCAAATCATTGAAAACAAATTAAAAGAATCGGAAATTATTGAACAATCTATAGTTTTTGGTGAACATGAAAAATTTGCAAGTGCATTAATTTATCCTAATTTTTCTTATCTCAAAGACTGGTGTGTTACAAATAATCTTTCATGTAATTCTAATAACGAAATAATTCAATCACCACAGATTTTTGATTTTATCAACAAAGAAATAAAAAAAATAAATAATACCCTCAACGATTCAGAAAGAATAAAAAGATTTAAATTAGTATCTGATGAATGGACACCCGAAAGCGGTGAGCTATCTCCAACTCTTAAATTAAAAAGAAAATTTATTGAAAAAAAATACGAGAAAATTATCGAACAAATATTTGCAAAACAAACAATTTAATGCCCCCCCTTTAGTTTATCCAACTTTTCAAAAAGATTAAGTAAATGCAGTTAATAAAAGTAAATGATAAAAAGAGTAAAAAAGATTTTCTTGAAGTAGCAAGGATTATTTATAAAAATAACGACATTTGGGTTTGTCCTCTTGACAATGAAATTAATCCAATTTTTGATTCTGAAATAAATACATATTACAAACACGGAGAAGCTGAACGCTGGATATTAAAAGATGACAGTAATAATTTAATAGGACGAATTGCTGCATTTATTGATTTTAACACTGCACACATTCAAGACCAGCCCACAGGAGGAATGGGCTTTTTTGAGTGCATTAATGACAAAAAAGTTGCCCACTTCCTTTTTGATACTGCAAAAAAATGGCTTCAGGAAAAAGGAATGCAAGCTATGGACGGACCAATTAATTTTGGTGAAACAGACAAATACTGGGGTTTGCTGGTTGACGGATTTACACATCCGAGTTATGAAATTGCCTACAACCATGAATATTATCAAGAACTTTTTGAATCTTATGGATTTAAAACATATTACAAACAAGAAGGATTTCATCTTGACCTCACAAAAGAATTGCCGGAGCGATTTATGAAAATTGCAGAATGGGTATCCAAAAAACCTGAATACAAATTCGAACATTTAGATTGGAAAGAAAAAGAAAAATTTACAATTGATTTTGCAAAAGTTTTTAATGAAGCATGGGCATCATTTAAAGAAAATTTTGAACCGCTCAAAGCAGAATACATTAGAAAAACATTGCAAAAAGCAAAAGCAATTATTGATGAAGAATTTATTTGGATAGCTTTTAAAAATGAAGAACCTATTGCAATTTATTTGATGTATCCCGATATTAACATGATTCTAAAAAAGATGAACGGCAATTTAAATATTTGGAATAAATTAAAATTTCTTTATTTTAAAAAGATAAAAACCATAACACGTGCAAGAGGTGTACTCATGGGAGTAATTC is a window from the Bacteroidota bacterium genome containing:
- a CDS encoding long-chain fatty acid--CoA ligase; translated protein: MEITRTFDLLERYKNNFANKKDVLATKQNGEWIKYTTQQYIDYSYYSAYGLLALGLNKGDKIITITNNRPEWNFVDMGMSMAGIIHVPVFTSLSNEEYKKIIKHSDASLVIVSDKKLFNKINTIAKEIEAIKEVYTFDKIEGAKNYQEIIELGKKSKSYYQEEVEKIKSEITTEDFATLIYTSGTTGTSKGVMLSHKNLVRNFLAAAGIFTMKADEKYLSILPLCHVGGRMGNYQTQYSGTSIYYAENMGTMAANMKEIQPHGFDTVPRILEKVFDNVIAKGKKLKGFKKSLFFWAVDLGLKFKIKSERSFVYNIKLKIADKLIFSKWREALGGKIEKVGCGGASLQPRLERVFWAAGIKVLNMYGLTETSPIITINRSTEPDLKFGSVGALIEGVELKISHDGEILCKGHNVMLGYYKDPELTKSVFDDEGWFHTGDIGHIDDDNFLFVTDRKKEIFKLSSGKFVAPQIIENKLKESEIIEQSIVFGEHEKFASALIYPNFSYLKDWCVTNNLSCNSNNEIIQSPQIFDFINKEIKKINNTLNDSERIKRFKLVSDEWTPESGELSPTLKLKRKFIEKKYEKIIEQIFAKQTI
- a CDS encoding GNAT family N-acetyltransferase produces the protein MQLIKVNDKKSKKDFLEVARIIYKNNDIWVCPLDNEINPIFDSEINTYYKHGEAERWILKDDSNNLIGRIAAFIDFNTAHIQDQPTGGMGFFECINDKKVAHFLFDTAKKWLQEKGMQAMDGPINFGETDKYWGLLVDGFTHPSYEIAYNHEYYQELFESYGFKTYYKQEGFHLDLTKELPERFMKIAEWVSKKPEYKFEHLDWKEKEKFTIDFAKVFNEAWASFKENFEPLKAEYIRKTLQKAKAIIDEEFIWIAFKNEEPIAIYLMYPDINMILKKMNGNLNIWNKLKFLYFKKIKTITRARGVLMGVIPKYQGLGIEAAIILQLAKVFERKTHYKEIEFSWVGDFNPKMRKIFMSVGSKSVKHYITYRYLFDQNVEFKRYPIPEE